A window of Gimesia sp. genomic DNA:
ACGTCGTTTGGGACTCCGATAGTTACCGCTTTGGATTGCCTCGGGGCGGGATTGGCGGGCATTTAAAAAGTACGTACGTGCCAGTTCAAAACGCAGGTCAGACTGATCCTGGTTTTGTGCGATCGCTGTCTCCAGTAATTTGCGAGCAGTTTCGTGAGACGTTTTGGATTCGGAAAGCTGGTCCAGATGACTGTGAATTCGACCAATTTCATTATATAGAGTCGCGATCGTCAACGTTTTAGCTTCACTAAAATCCTGCTGGTATAGTTCCAGCGATCTCTGATAGGCAGCCAGAGCAGCCTGGAAATCACCCAGCCGTCGATGGATATCGCCGACTTTATGCTGCGCGTTGGCCGCTTTGAGTCGAAATTCCTGTTGCGATCCAGTCGACTTTGCCAGCTCCTCGTAGAATGGAATCATGCCCGCAAGAAGATCTGCGGATTCGCGGGAGAGCACTGGCTCAGAGTAATCCGCGGGAGCGCTGGTCGTTTCAGAAGAATGAATCCGACTCGGTACAAAGCGGTCGAAGACACGGTCGAGGGTGGCCGTGGCCAGTTGCGCTGAAGCTTCTGCCTTTTTCCTCTCGCGACGTTCTCGTTCAAATCCGACAGCCAGTGTCACACCCAGCAGAAGCAGTAAACTGAATGCGATCCCGGAGAGACTGGCAATTGCTGGATTCCGACAGCTCCAGCGCCAGAGGTGTTCCAGTAGATGGACTCGTCTGGCGCGAATGGGACGGTTCTCCAGGAAGAGATTAAGATCCTCTGCCAGCTCACTCGCTTTCTGATAACGGTGTTTTGTATCGGGAGCGATGGCTTTGAGAATAATCGTTTCCAGATCACGGGGGATGGTTGGATCGATACGGCGCAGGGAGGTGATCGCGCCCTGCGTGATCTTCTCGATCATCTCATGGCGGCTGGTGCGTTCAATCGCAAATTGCCGGGTCAACAGTTCGTAGAGAGTGATTCCCAGTCCATAAATGTCACTCTGGCGGCAGGTGTCTCCGCGAAACATTTCGGGGGCCATATAGCCCAGTGTGCCGGCGATGTCTGTGGATTTACTCAGATCATTCTGTTCTGCGACCCGCGCCAGACCGAAGTCTGTGATACAGAGCAGGCCGTCATAATCCAGAAGCAGATTGCCGGGCTTAATATCCCGGTGCAGTATTCCACGGTCATGTGCATATTGCAGTGCGCTTGCAACTTGAATTCCCAGAGCAGCGATTTTGTAGGGAGAATCAACATATTTTTCGAATTCCAGGTCAGCGACTTTGTTTTCCGTTTTAAGTGTTAAGTCATTCGAACCGCTGTCACTGGAAGAACAGATGACTGTTTCCTCACCGCTAAGTGAGATCGTCGCACCAGGAGACTTGTTCGTTTTGAGACCTCTACCGGCAACTGTAGCGACAATTTTCTGAGTCAGTTCATCCAGGCCGATACCTTCGATCAGTTGCATAACGTAATAATGAAAGCCGCCATTCTCACCGACACCATAGACGGGAACAATGTTGGTATGGTGCAGAGAAGCTGTCAGTTCGGCTTCACGTTGAAAGCGTTTAAGCTGTTTTTCATCCAGCAGCAGATGTCGCGGGAGTAATTTTAAGGCAACCCGTCGATTCAATGATTGCTGGATGGCCTCATAGACAACGCCCATACCTCCACGACCGATTTCCCGGACAATTTGAAAATCCCCTAATTGCTCGGGAACCGAAGCACCTAACGAGACTTTGCTGGGAGCGGGCTCTGCATACTTAC
This region includes:
- a CDS encoding protein kinase; its protein translation is MLSPESDRSIKNLRPPGPADLEQLAEEFIARIRLGEHPTVAEYRHQYPELSAEIEEFFPAIAALEGGKYAEPAPSKVSLGASVPEQLGDFQIVREIGRGGMGVVYEAIQQSLNRRVALKLLPRHLLLDEKQLKRFQREAELTASLHHTNIVPVYGVGENGGFHYYVMQLIEGIGLDELTQKIVATVAGRGLKTNKSPGATISLSGEETVICSSSDSGSNDLTLKTENKVADLEFEKYVDSPYKIAALGIQVASALQYAHDRGILHRDIKPGNLLLDYDGLLCITDFGLARVAEQNDLSKSTDIAGTLGYMAPEMFRGDTCRQSDIYGLGITLYELLTRQFAIERTSRHEMIEKITQGAITSLRRIDPTIPRDLETIILKAIAPDTKHRYQKASELAEDLNLFLENRPIRARRVHLLEHLWRWSCRNPAIASLSGIAFSLLLLLGVTLAVGFERERRERKKAEASAQLATATLDRVFDRFVPSRIHSSETTSAPADYSEPVLSRESADLLAGMIPFYEELAKSTGSQQEFRLKAANAQHKVGDIHRRLGDFQAALAAYQRSLELYQQDFSEAKTLTIATLYNEIGRIHSHLDQLSESKTSHETARKLLETAIAQNQDQSDLRFELARTYFLNARQSRPEAIQSGNYRSPKRRLKPDQNPNAAQLQQAIDILEQLIASDQTRPEYRYLLALCLQEQIPDQIPQSESDRLKQARIYSILENLVKEHPNISDYRHALVKSYERVELRNAHASDITETVISRLKNAIQHATQLVTDSPTIPEYKISLIHSHNKLAHAMDILTRNHSPEIDTRQSHDTAELSLRTALRLQKELAEQFPESAEHNQWLAKFELELAMIVGKKGNTEEAITLYKHALQILEPAWKKQPGPPKQLAGIIDASEELALLYHQTGSDVDSWLMWNKFDEYEKEFEQQFPELNLDNFRENHPEPNRGGPGPGPGRPGHGPPHERRPPRAGGPGQNNGRRPPR